DNA sequence from the Streptomyces sp. HUAS 15-9 genome:
GGTTCATGTCCTCGCCGTAGGCGGTCAGGGACCAGAACCCCTCCACCGGCGGGAGGTTGCCGGGCTCGAAGCGCAACCGGTAGCGGCCGGTGGACAGCTTCACGCCGTCGGCGTCGTCGTAGCAGAGCAGATAGACCGCCTCGGCGGGGTCGTTGGCGGTGATCCCGACCAGTGACTGGTCGGCCGCGCGCTTGAGGAAGTCGTCGCCGAAGCGCCCTATCTGCGGCGGCGGATAACGCCAGCCGTTGACCAGACGCGCCCAATCACCGCTGAGCATCTGCTGCTTGAGCAGCGGCTTCCCGGTGGCAGCGGCCCGGATCAGGGACCGCTTGACGATCTCGGGCTGCAGCTCGATGTCGAGTCCCGGCCCGATGCCGATCTCGGCGAACTGCCTCAGCAGCACCTCGTGGTGCGCGGGCGGCGGGTTCTCGGCCAGCATCGCGTTCAGGGTCTTCCAGGGAGCGAGGGGATCCTTGGCCGGGTCCACGGGCTCCAGTACGTCACGACGTGCCGGAAGCGTGTGCCCTTCCTTCCCGAACAGGCTGAGCGGGGTGAGCCGGTACCGCTCCTGCAGCGCGCGGACCTCGGGCACGTCCTCCTCACCGGCGACCAGCGTCCGGCCCAGCACCAGAACCCAGGGGCTGGGCGCCTGTGCCGTACGCCGCACTCCGTCGGGCAGCTGTCCGTCCCAGCCCGGTCCCGTGATGGCGAAGTGCCCCGCCTGTGAGCCGGTGGTGCGCTGGCCGACGTAGTCGAAGTTGTCCGACGTGATCCCCGCCAGTTCGAACGTGAAGTACCTGTCGCCCATGTCCGGATGCGACAGGATGACCGGCTCCGCACTCACATCGACCCAGGCGAGCGAGTACAGGGTGTCGTTGTTGGGGCACCCGCCGTCCCGGTAGGAGGCGTCCATCAGCCGCCGCGCGTGCCAGAAGTGGTTGACGGCCGCGTACGGAACGGTCTCCGGGTCGCGTTCCTGCGTGACCCACTGGTGGCGCAGCTGGGCGTTGTAGAGGTACGGGAAGCCGTAGACGTACGCCTGCTCGCCCAGCGTGTAGGCGTACTCCCCGCGCCAGTCGTCCACCCGCCCGGTCAGGATCGGCGTCAACGCCTGGCGCAGCGCGGGCAGGACATCGGTCAGCCGGCGGGCGTGCTCGAGCACGGCCTTCGGGTGCGCGACCGCACGCCCGGCCGTCCGTGCCGCCGCGACGGCCGCGCCCGCCATGTCACCCGGCGTGCGCCACGGAGACTGTGTTTTCGACGATTGGGATATGTCGGTCGTATCAGCCATGTCAGTCATCCTCTCCTGCCTTGCCGATCGCCGCAGCCGGAGCCGTTCGCGTCGGGCCGCCCACCCCGACGTCACCGGCCCGGACGCGCTGAAGCTGTTCGAGGACGGGACCGCGGACATGATCGTCCATGAGGCACCATTCCTGGCCACGCTCACCTCCTGAACGGCCTCCACCCGGCACCTGGGAGTTCCCGATGTCCAAAGCGATCACTTTCTCCGAGTACGGCGCGCCCGAGGTGCTGCGGCTGTCGCAGGTCACCGCGCCGGAGCCCGGCCCGGGCCAGGTCCGGATCCGGGTGCGGGCCGCCTCCGTGAACCCCTTCGACCTGAAGTTGCGCTCCGGTCTGATGGCCGACGGCGTCCCCGCACGCTTTCCCGTGGTCCCCGGCCTGGACGCGGCCGGTGTCGTCGATGCCGTCGGCGAGGGAGCCGACGCGGCCGTGGGCGACGAGGTCCTCGGTGCCACCGTCGGCGGCAGCTACGGCGAGTACGCCCTGCTCGACCGGCCGGTGGCCAAGCCCGGGGCCCTGTCGTGGGAGGCCGCCACCTCGCTCGTGACGGTGGGCCGGACCGCGTTCCGTGTCCTGCGCCAGCTGGGTGTGCAGGCGGGCCAGACCCTGCTCGTCCATGGCGCCGCCGGCGGCGTGGGCACCGTCGCGGTGCGGTTGGCCGTCGCCGAGGGCATCACCGTCGTGGGAACGGTCGGCGAGCACGACATCCAGCGTGTCACCTCACTCGGAGCCACCGCCGTCCGCTACGGCGACGGCTGGGTGGAGCGGGTGAAGGCCCTGACTCCCCAGGGCGTCGACTTCGTCCTCGACGCCTCCGGCGCCGGTGTGCTCGCCGACTCCGTCGCCCTGACCGGTGACAGCGCACACGTCATCACCATCGCCGACACGTCCGCCGCCGAGCACGGCGTCCGCTTCAGCGCCGGTGACACCGACCAGGCCGAAGACCCCCTGCCGGAGCTGGTGCGGCTGGCCGCCGCCGGCAAACTCACCGTGCCGATCTGGCGCACCTACCCCCTGGCCGAAGCGGCACAGGCCCACACGGACCTGGAGGCCCACCGCAACCGCGGCAAGGCCGTCCTGCTGCCCTGACCCCACGCCACGACCGTCCGGACCCGGGCCGATCGTCCGGACAGGTGTCATCGGCCCACCGCCGGAACGCCGTGGGCGCGGCGCGACGGCACGGCGGGGTGCGGCGCCGTAGAGGTGGACCATGGAAAGCCGCGATGCGGATGTGTGCGTGATCGGCGCGGGGTTCGCGGGTCTGGCTGCCGCACGGCAACTGGCGCGATTCGGCCGCCGGGTGATGGTCCTGGAGGCCCGGGACCGGGTGGGCGGGCGCGTCTGGAACCGGCGGATGCCCGGCGGCACGGTGGTGTCGGCGGGCGGCACCTGGCTGGGCAAGGGCCAGGATCGGATGTTCGCGCTCTGCCGGGAGTACGGCCTGCCGGTGTATCCCCAGCACGAGGAGGGCGACCGGATCGTCCGCCTCGACGGCGCCAACCACCGCTACCGCGGCACCATCCCCAAGGTCGGCGCGGGAGCCTTCGCCTCCCTCGGTGTGGCCTTCGCCCGCCTGGACCGGATGGCGCGACGCCTCCCCGCCGACAGCCCCTGGGAGGCCCGCGGTGCCCGGGCGATGGACGCCCGCACGCTCGGTCAGTGGCTCTCCTCCCCCGTCAACCTGCCCTCGGCCACGGCCCACAGGCTGGCCGCGGTGACGATGAGCCTGCTGTTCTGTGCCGACCCGGCCGAGGTCTCGCTGCTGGGCTCGCTCGTACTGGCCCGTGGCGGTGGCGGGTTCACGTACTACGTCGACAGCCGGCGCACCGAGACCCACCTGGTCGACGGCGGCGTACCGGAGCTCGCGGTGCGGATGGCCCAGGGCCTGGGCGAGGCGGTACGGCTCTCCTGTCCCGTCATGCGCATCGCCCAGAACGGCGGCGCCGCCCAGGTGACCGGCGAGGGGCTCGCCGTACGGGCCCGGCGGGTGATCGTGGCGACCCCGCCGGCGACGGCGGCGCGGATCGTCTACGACCCGCCCCTGCCCGCCGTCCACAGCCATCTGCTGCAACGGCTGGTCCCCGGCGCCGTCATCCGGGTGCACACCGTCCATCCCGAACCGTTCTGGCGTGGCCGGGGGCTCTCCGGGCAGACCCTGGCCCCCCAGTCACCGGTGGCCGTCACCATCGACCAGACCCCGCGCTCGGGACGGCCGGGTGTGCTCAGCAGCTACGCGTTCGGCCCCAGCGCCCTGCATCTGGGCCGACTGGGCGCCGAGCGGCGGCGCGAGCTGTGGCTGGCGGCGCTCGCCGAACGCTTCGGTCCGCAGGCGCTGACGCCCACCGACCATCTGGAAACGGACTGGTCGGCCGAACCCTGGTCGCTCGGCGGGATGATGGCCCACTTCGCCCCCGGTGTTCTCACCACCTATGGCAGTGCGCTGCGTCGGCCGGTGGGCCGTATCCACTGGGCGAGCACGGAATCCGCCACCCTGATGCACGGGTTGATGGAAGGCGCGGTGCGTTCCGGCGAACGGGCAGCCCACGAGGTTCTGCTCTTGGACTAGATACTAATTTTTCTATTTCCGGCGTCAGTTCTTATCTCCCGTCATGAAGTCGCCATCCAGCCCAATTAGCGTGTCGGGCAATAACGCCATGGTCGCCCTTGTTAATGTGCGCCTCGCTGAAATCGTCCACAAAGGATCGCATCGAACCACGCCGAATGGCGGTCGAGAGGACACCGACCATGCAGGACTTTTCTCGTCGCGGACTGCTCAAGGCAACGGCGGCCGCCGGCGCCGGCGCGGTCATCGTCCCGGGCATGACGGCCGCGGAAGCCACGGCAGCGGAAGCCACGGCCGCGAGCGCATTGGGCAATGGTCCCGGGGGCGGGAGGTGCGCGCCGGCGGAGCTGACCGGCCGTATCGTCCGCCCCAACGACCCCTCGTACACGGATGCTCGGCTCGGCTGGGACCAGCTCTTCTCGCACTATCCGCTGGTCATCGTCTTCGCCCAGAACACCCAGGACGTGGTCAACGCCCTCACCTGGGCGCGGCAGAACGACGTCGCGCTGCGGGTGCGCAGCGGCCGGCACAGCCTTGAGGGCTGGTCGAACGTGGACAACGGCCTCGTGATCGACATCAGCGAGCTGAAGTCGGTCCGCATCGACTCCGCCGCCCGTGTCGCGACGGTCGGTTCCGGGCTCAACCAGCTGGAGGCCGTGACCACGCTCGCGCAGCAGGACCTCGCGGTGACCACCGGTACGGAGGGCAGCGTGGGCCTGGCCGGTGCGACGCTCGGCGGCGGCTTCGGCTTCCTCACCCGCTGGCTCGGTCTGGCCTGCGACAGCCTGGTGGGGGCCGAGATCGTCGTCCCGTCCGGCAGCGAGTGCGCCAAGGTGATCAACGCGGATCTGAAGAACAACTCGGATCTGCTCTGGGCACTTCGCGGGGCGGGAAACGGAAACTTCGGAATCGTCACGTCGCTCACGTACAAAGTGGCTCCGCTGAAGAGCGTCAGCTATCTGCAGGCGACGTGGGACGGCCTCGGGGATCTGCACGGGGTCTTCGACGCATGGCAGCGTACGGCTCCGGTCAGCGAGGACCGCCTCGGCACCCAGCTCGAGGTCCACAAACCGCAGATCCTGTTGTTCGCGGTTCTGGCCGAAGGAACGCCGGACGAGGCGAAGGAGTTGCTGGCCCCGATCCTGTCGGTCGGCAACCCTCAGATCACGGTGCAGGAAGGCAACTGGGGCGACGTATACGCGGGATTCCAGATTCCGACCGAGGACGAACCCGCGAACTGGAAGTTCTTCTCGCAGTTCACCAGAAAGCCGTTCCCGGAGGAAGCGATCGATGTGATCGCCGCGTTCATGGCGGACGCCCCGACGGATGACAGCAACTTCTTCACCCAGGCCTTCGGCGGGGCCGCCAGGAGGAGCCCCCGCGGCGGCACCGCGTTCGCGCATCGCGACGCGCTCTTCTACTCCGAGCCCGGCGTCGGCTGGGGAAAGCGTGGCGACCAGCCGGGCGTCTGCGACCCGCTCACCCCGCAGGCGCAAACCTGGATCGCCGAGTTCAGCCAGGCGCTGCGGCCGTATGTGAACGGCGCGTACGTCAATGTGCCGAACATCGGGCAGCAGGACTGGGAGACCGCGTACTGGCGGGACAACTTCGACCGACTGCGCAAGATCAAGGCGAAGTACGACCCGCACAACGTCTTCCAGTACGAGCAGAGCATCCCGCCCGCGTCCTGCTGACCGGACGGGCGTCCTGCTGCTGACCGGCGACCCGACCGAGCCCCCTCCCGCCACTTCCGTTCCAGTGGTCGTTGCAACACCCCAGTTCAGGGGATGCGATGTCCTTCGAGATTCGGCCCACCAAGCAGTATTCCGGGAGCAAGCTGAGCCGGGAGCGGCAGGAATACTTCCGGCTCATGAAGCTGGGCTACGGCAACAAGGAGGCGAGCAGGCTCGTCGGCGTCAATCCTCGGACCGGTCGTGAGTGGCGCAACGGCCGGCCCGGGGACGCAAAAGGCGCCCGAGGCCACTCGCGCACATCGCGCAGGTGACCTCGGGCGCCTCTTCGCGCAACGAACTCGCCCTGGCGTGCGACATGATCTTCGCCGCGCGCGAGAACGCGGTCTTCGGGCAGTTCGAGTGCGGCACCGGCGCCCTGCCCGGTGCCGGCGGAGTACAGCACCTGGCCCGGCGGCTGGGCAGAACGCGCGCCATCGAAGCCATCACCGGCGCCGACGACTTCGACGCCGACCTCGCCGAACGCTACGGCTGGATCAACCGCGCCCTGCCCGACGCCGAACTGGACGCCTTCGTCGAGCGCCTGGCCAAGCGCATCGCCGGCTTCCCGCCCACGGGTGTCAAGGCGGCCAAGCGCGCCGTCAACAACCTCACGCTGCCCAACCGGGCGAACGTCCGCTCCGACTCGGCCACGTTTCTCGGCCTGGTCGCACTGCCCGAAACCCGCGAACGGCTGGACTACCTGGCCGACCGAGGCCTCCAGACCCCGGGCGCCCTCGAACGCGACCTGCGCAAGGCGGTGGCGGAGTCAGGGCACCGATGAGTTCCAGATCCTTACGGGGTCTACCTCTGCACAAGCGACAGCCGCGCACGAGCTCTGTGAGGGAAACATGACCACCCACGCACTACCACCCGTCGTAGACACCGCGACCTGGGAGCGCGGCCTCGAGGCACTGCGCGCCCGGGAGAAGGCCGCGACACGGGAGCTTGACGCCATCGCCGCCGAGCGTCGTCGCCTGCCGATGGTCGAGATGCCCGAGTACACCCTCGAAGGTGCGGACGGCCCCGTCCGGCTGGCGGACGTCTTCGAAGGCAAGCGGCAACTGATCGTCTACAACCACATGTGGTTCCCCGGCAAGGAATGGCAGTGCCCGGGCTGCACGGGGTTCACCTCGCAGTACACCCGCCTGGAGTTCCTGGACAACTACGATGCGCGGTTCGTCATCGTCACCCAGGGCCCGATCGACGAGGCACTCGCCTACAAGCAGCGGGTCGGCAACCGGATGACCTGGTACTCGACGGCCGACAGCCCGTTCGGGACGGACGTCGGCGCACCGCCCGACGGGGGATTCGCGGTCAACGTGTTCCTGCGCGACGGCGACACCGTCTATCGCACGTGGCACACCAACGGCCGGGGTACCGAGCAGCTCAGTCACACCTTCGCGCTGATCGATGTCCTGCCGTACGGACGGCAGGAGGAATGGCAGGACTCACCCGAGGGCTGGCCCCAGTCGCCCACCTACAGCCGATGGGCAACGTCCAAGGACATCGCCGCGCTCTACGGCTCGGGTTCCGGCGGCCACTGAGCTCCCGACGGCCCAGGGCACCGGCCGCCGCCGGCCAGTCATCGAGACCGGTCGGCCGGGGGGTCCCTCATACGGTGATCAGGGTTGAATGTCTGCGACCGATGCCCTATATCACGTATACGCCGAATGTGGCAACATTGCATATGTGGCATTTGGTGCTGAAGACAGGCGAGAGGAGTGCATGATGATCGCCAAGCTGCTCTGCAAGCTGTCCTTCACCCGCCACTACGGCGCGTACGGGGCCCACGAGTGGGATGCGTACGCCGGCGACGACGGGGTCTGACCGCACTACCGGCGGGCGCCCCCGGGGCACCCGCCGACTCCCAGCCACGCTCCCGACGGTATCGGCCTGGACAAGACAGGTACGAGAGCCAGGGACGATCTCATGGGCCGAATGAATGAGCCGCCGCGGTTGCCCGAAGGCAGCTTCGCCGCCTGGAGCCGCGACCGGCTGGCAGTGGCGCGCCGTGGCGCCGAGGAGTGCGGGGACGTCTGGCAGCTGGAGCCAGGTGTCTACGTGGCCGCTACGGCCGGGCCGTGTGAAGCGGTCCTGCACCGCGCGCAGGACTTCCCCAAGGCACCCTCGCCTCTCTTCCCGCCCTTGAAACGGTCGAGCGGAGCACCGACGCCCGAGGAGCGTTCCCACGCTCACGCCGCCCGCATGCGCGGACTGCGACCGCAGACGGTTGCGGCCCGGATCGGTGAGATCGCGCCCAGGACCGATCTCTTTGCCGACCAGTGGCCCACGGACCAGGACGTCGAGATTCTGCCCCCGGTCCGGCACGCCCTGGCAGAGATCGGGGTGAGCTTTCTCTACTCCGAAGACGCTCCCACCCTGCTGCCCTTCGCCGCACAGCTCTTCCTTGCCCGGGAGGTGCTCGTACGCCCCTCACGCTGGGCATGGCCGCGCTGGATCCCCACACCGGCACGGCGGTTCCGCACACAGCAGCAAGTCGCCTTCACCGACGCTCTGCGGCCCATCATCCGCCGGCGCCGTTCATCGGGCCGACTCGGTGACGACGTGCTGGGGCTGATGCTCCAGCCCTCTCCCCGCTACGGCCTGCTGCCGGAAGAGGCCGTCCTCGACACTCTCCCCGCAATCACGGTCGCCACCTTCGAGACACCTACCCGGGCAGCCGGATGGATCCTGCTCCACCTGGCCCGGTACCCCCAGGCAGCGAGCCGCGTCGCGGCCGAAGCCGCCCTGCTGCCGGCGGACCCGGCCGCGACGACCAGCGCCCACCTCGACAGCCTGCACTACACCGAGGCACTGGTACGCGAGGTGCTCCGGCTGTACCCCCCGAGCTGGCTGCTGACCCGGCGCGCCACGCGACAGACCGAGCTCGCCGACTACACCATCGACGCCGGATCCACCGTTCTCGTCTGCCCCTACACCGCCCACCGCGACGCACGGGAACACAGCGAGCCGGACGAGTTCCAGCCCGAGCGCTGGCTCGAAGATCCGGACTCACCGGCGAAACCCGGGGTCTTCCTCTCCTTCGGTACCGGCCCGCACGGCTGCGAAGGAGCCGCTCTGGCCATGGCGATGCTGACGCTCCTGACCGCGCAGACCGCCCGCCGCTACCACTTGAGCGAGCCGGCCGGACCGGAACCCAGCTACCAGGTCGCCACCTTCGAAGGTCTCGCAACCGTCGGCCTGCGCCTGCGTGCCACCGTGCGCAGCTGAGGGCGCGCTCGGACGGACGGCTCATGGTTCGCTCATCGTGTGTCGCTGGTCGAACTCGTCGGCGAGCATGCCCATCATGACGAGGTCGTGGTGCCGACCGGCGAAGAAGACGTGTTCCCGCAGGCACCCCTCCTCGGTGAAGCCGAGCCGGCGGAAAAGCGCCAGCGACGCCATGTTGTGGGCGAAGATCGCTGCCAGGCATTTGTGATAGCGCCGCTCGGCAAACATGAAGCGCAGCAGCAGCACCAGGGCTTCTGTCGCGTAGCCCTTGCGCCGGTGGTCGGCACCGATCGTGACATCACACTCGAACCAGCCTGAACGAGGGCCGGTGCGATGCGAGCCGACTGTGCCGACCAGCTCTCCCCCGACCGTCGTTTCGACTGCCAGCCGGAAGCGGTCGTCATCACACTCGGCGACGGCTTGCTCCTTCGCCCAGGCACGGTAGCTCTCGGCGGACCGGGGTAGATCCAGCCGGCTTTCTCGCCGCCCGTCATCGTCGGCGAAGCGCGCGAACGCCGCCCAGTCGTCGGGCTCGATGGCGCGTAGGCGTACCCGATGGCCGGTCCAGGACGATGCCATGCCCAATTTGATCACGCTGCTGCGCGCGCGACCACTCACAGCGGGCGTCAGGGCCTGACCGCGAACACCATGCCGATGTCACCGGCCTGCTGCACCGGGTCCTGCTCGGTGCTGACTGTGAAGCCGTGCGTGAGGAGGACCTCGCAGACCGTGTCGCGGTTCTGCTGCCAGCGCTCCACCTCGACGACGGCCTGACGGACCAGTGGCCAATGCCGTTCCTCGATACCGCTGAGCACATCGAGTTCGGCGCCTTCCACATCGACCTTCAGCAGGTCGATACGGTCGATGCCCTGCTCGTCGAGCACTGATGACAGGGGCCTGACCTTCACCCGGTGCGTCTCGAGCCGCCGCATCACCCGGAGCTTGCGGCCGACGAGAAGAGTGAGGACGGGCGCGGGTACGCGGCGCAGGACCGGTCCCAGGCCGCCCTGACGGATCATCTCGACGACGCTGGCGGTGACCCTACGCCGCTCGGCCTCGATGTTCCCCTGATCCCGCGAGGAGGACGAGAAGATCGTGGCGGCCGGAACGTAACTGAAATCGAGCTCGTCGTCACGGGACGCCAGGCCATAAGGGAGCGCGGTCAGACGTCCGTTGAAGAATTCGCGAGCATTGCGTTCGAGCGTCGCGTGCAGTGGCGGCACCGGCTCGAAGGCGTAGATCCGTACGTCCCCGTCCAGCCGCTCATAGACGGCCGCCGAGAACACACCGATGTTGGCACCCACGTCGAGCACCGTCGCGCCCGGCGCGCACTCGACGCCGTGGGCGAAGTAGCCGCCCACCTCCTCACGCAGGAAGGACGCCTCCCAACGATTGATACTGTGCAGTTCAATCGCACTCATGGCCATGACAAGTTGATGTATCAGGCTTGGAGTCAACAATCCAGCCCGCACGCTTCACTTCGCCCGCCGGCGCCCCTGATCCACAGGGGCGTCGGCGGGTGAAGACACGAAGCTCGGCGCGCGTGGCCACTCCCGCGCAGCGGGCGTGCCATCCCGCCGCGGACGCTGTATTCATCACATACCGGCCATATGGCCACCGGTGAGCCCCGGAGCCGGAGCCGGCACGCAGAAAACCTCCAGACGAGCAGGTACGCAACAGTGAAAGCGACCATGCGCCTCGACCGGTGCACGGTGATGGTGCGTGCATACACCGCAGCGACGGGCGCCGTGGAGGGGTTCGAGCGTCAGCGTTCCACAGGCGCGCACCGAAAGCGGAAGGGCCCCTGCGTTCCCTACTGCGCACGAGGCCCGACCAGCTACTTGTTGACCACAGTCAAAGGCAGGAGCTTCTTACCCGTCGGACCCACCTGGATGTTCGTGTCCATGGCGGGCCATACTCCAACGAAGCCATATCCGCTACGGTGCTGGTCATGGCGAAGCGAACGAGGACGCGCACAGCAACTGATCGCGCACAGTACTCAGTTGAGGCCGAGTGGACCGGGGCGGACTTAGCGCTCTTGGAGGAGCTGAAAAGGGCCGACGCGCTCTTACCCGACGACGCCCCACGAGCCCTGTTGTCCGTACGACTGTCCGTGCTCACTGACGACACGACGTCACCCGTCCGGCAGGAACTCGACCTCCGGAAGCTGGCCCTGGACCGCGGCAGCCGAGTCGTCGGCGTGGCCAGCGATCTGAACGTGTCAGCCACGAAGGTTCCGCCGTGGAAGCGCAAGGAACTCGGCGACTGGCTGAACAACAGGGCACCAGAGTTCGATGAGATCCTTTTCTGGAAGCTGGACCGCTTCGTACGGCGGCTCAGTGACCTCAGCACCATGATCGACTGGTGCCTGAAGTACGGGAAGAACCTCGTCTCCAAGAATGACTCGATCGACCTGACCACCACGGCCGGGAAGATCATGGTCACGATCATCGGTGGCATCGCCGAGATCGAGGCGGCCAACACGAGCACGCGCGTCGCCAGTCTGTGGAACTACGTCAAGACACAGACTGACTGGCTTGTGGGTAAGCCCGCATACGGCTACGCGACGGCGGAGAACGAGGACGGCAGGGTTGTTCTCGTCATCGACCAGGATGCGTACCGGGCACTGCATTGGTGCCGCAAGGCCGCTATGAGGCCGAAGCCCGCTTCTGCACGTCGCATGGTCAAGGTGCTCGTACGAGCCGGCGTCTGCGGACCGGGGCTGACCGCGTCGACGATGCTCCGACGCCTCAGGAACCCAGCACTCATGGGCTACCGCGTAGAAGAAGAGAAGAACGGGGGCCTGCGCCGCTCGAAGATGGTCCTCGGTAGCGACGCTCAGCCCATCCGGGTGGCCGATCCGATCTTCAGCGAGGAAGAGTACGACAGCCTTCAGAAGGCCCTGGATCGCAGAGCCAAGGACCAGCCCACGCGGCGTCCCGGTGGCGCGACGAAGTTCCTCGGTGTGCTGATCTGCCACGACTGTCGCTCGAACATGACCGTGCAGAAGAATCGGGTCAATGAACGGACCTATGCGTACTTGCGGTGCGGCAAATGCAAGGCCGGAGGCCACGGCGCCCCTAACCCCTATGAGATCTACGACAAACTCGTGGCCGACGTTCTGACAGTCCTGGGCGACGAGCCGGTCATGACACGCGAGTACAGACAGGGCGCCGACGCCCGCAAGGAACTACAGCGGCTGGAACAGTCAATCAGCTACTACATGACGGGCTTGGAGCCCGGAGGCCGATTCACGAAGACCCGCTTCACCAAAGAGAAGGCTGAGAAGACACTGGACGACCTCATCAAGCAGTTGGAGGCCATCGACCCGGAGTCCACGAAGGACCGATGGGTAGCCGTGCACCACGGCAAGACCTTCCGGCAGCACTGGGAAGAGGGCGGAATAGAGGCCATGGCCGCCGATCTACTCAGGGTCGGCGTCAAGTGCGTGATCAAGCGGAGCAAAATGAAGGGCGTTCGCGCCCCACAAATCCACATGAAGCTCATGATCCCTAGGGACGTGCGCGACCGGCTGATCCTCAAAGAGGACGACTTCGCTGAGGCGTTCTGATCGCTGCTGGTCGGCAAACGAACGGAGCCGCCCATCCAGCGACTGGGTGGGCGTCTCGACGTCACGAGAACCACGACGCAGGGTCAAACGGCTCTTCCGTTCCATCATCGTCAACGATCACAATTTCGCTCTGGATCAGGGGCATCTGTCTGTCGTCGGAGCGCTGGAGATACAACGCACGCTGAGGCTGCTGCGAGTCACGTTCAGGCAGAGCAGCTATCAGCACCACTCCCCCTCTTGCACCGTGGCCAGGGCCAACCGCCGGGACTCCGCAAGGTCCTCTGCGATGCCAGCAGCAATGAGTGCTGCGCCGGGGGTGTGGCCGCAGCCGACGTAGCGCCACTGTCGTTCGGTGATTGCGTCGGGTAGGTCGGTGTGGCCCTGATGGTGGGCACGGTCAGCTCGGAGTGCTGCGTAGGTGGTGGAGTAGGCGCGGGACTTGGTGAGGATGTGGCCCCGGTAGCCGAGGGTGTGTACCCAGTTCCTCAACCGTAGGTGTCCGTATTCGGGAAGCCCGCCGAGGCGCCAGCAGGTGCACATGAGGACGCGGACATGTGGGCTGACGGGCACCCTGCCGATGTCGTCCCAGGTGGTGAGCCGGTGGTCGGTGCCGGCGCCTGTCTCGCTCGCGCCTTTGGTGACGTACTTGGCCACGTACGCGGCCACCGCATCGTCGTCAGGTCCGTCACCGTCGGCGCGCAGCGGCCGGGCATCGATCTGAGCGCCCCAGCGCAAGGCCTGCTCACCCACGACCAGGCTGTAGGGGGCGCAGACCAGAACCCGCCGGGCGGAGTCCCGCACAGCGTCGATGAGCAGGTCCGCAGTGCCCCAGGCCGGGGGTTCATCGTCGGGTCCGTTCGGGCCGTCGAGGCGTACGACGGCGTGCACGTGGACGGCCGCCCGCTTCTGGTACTCGGCGACGCGGGCGAAGGACAGCCGGGCGTGCCGGGCGAAGTGGGACTGCACGAGGCCGACCGAGGAGGCGATGCG
Encoded proteins:
- a CDS encoding DUF1254 domain-containing protein — encoded protein: MAGAAVAAARTAGRAVAHPKAVLEHARRLTDVLPALRQALTPILTGRVDDWRGEYAYTLGEQAYVYGFPYLYNAQLRHQWVTQERDPETVPYAAVNHFWHARRLMDASYRDGGCPNNDTLYSLAWVDVSAEPVILSHPDMGDRYFTFELAGITSDNFDYVGQRTTGSQAGHFAITGPGWDGQLPDGVRRTAQAPSPWVLVLGRTLVAGEEDVPEVRALQERYRLTPLSLFGKEGHTLPARRDVLEPVDPAKDPLAPWKTLNAMLAENPPPAHHEVLLRQFAEIGIGPGLDIELQPEIVKRSLIRAAATGKPLLKQQMLSGDWARLVNGWRYPPPQIGRFGDDFLKRAADQSLVGITANDPAEAVYLLCYDDADGVKLSTGRYRLRFEPGNLPPVEGFWSLTAYGEDMNLIANDMRRYSIGDRTPGLVHDSDGGLTLHLQAESPGRDREANWLPTPEQGPWFVILRMYRPRPRVVDATWECPPLERLT
- a CDS encoding quinone oxidoreductase family protein, whose product is MSKAITFSEYGAPEVLRLSQVTAPEPGPGQVRIRVRAASVNPFDLKLRSGLMADGVPARFPVVPGLDAAGVVDAVGEGADAAVGDEVLGATVGGSYGEYALLDRPVAKPGALSWEAATSLVTVGRTAFRVLRQLGVQAGQTLLVHGAAGGVGTVAVRLAVAEGITVVGTVGEHDIQRVTSLGATAVRYGDGWVERVKALTPQGVDFVLDASGAGVLADSVALTGDSAHVITIADTSAAEHGVRFSAGDTDQAEDPLPELVRLAAAGKLTVPIWRTYPLAEAAQAHTDLEAHRNRGKAVLLP
- a CDS encoding flavin monoamine oxidase family protein, which encodes MESRDADVCVIGAGFAGLAAARQLARFGRRVMVLEARDRVGGRVWNRRMPGGTVVSAGGTWLGKGQDRMFALCREYGLPVYPQHEEGDRIVRLDGANHRYRGTIPKVGAGAFASLGVAFARLDRMARRLPADSPWEARGARAMDARTLGQWLSSPVNLPSATAHRLAAVTMSLLFCADPAEVSLLGSLVLARGGGGFTYYVDSRRTETHLVDGGVPELAVRMAQGLGEAVRLSCPVMRIAQNGGAAQVTGEGLAVRARRVIVATPPATAARIVYDPPLPAVHSHLLQRLVPGAVIRVHTVHPEPFWRGRGLSGQTLAPQSPVAVTIDQTPRSGRPGVLSSYAFGPSALHLGRLGAERRRELWLAALAERFGPQALTPTDHLETDWSAEPWSLGGMMAHFAPGVLTTYGSALRRPVGRIHWASTESATLMHGLMEGAVRSGERAAHEVLLLD
- a CDS encoding FAD-binding oxidoreductase; amino-acid sequence: MQDFSRRGLLKATAAAGAGAVIVPGMTAAEATAAEATAASALGNGPGGGRCAPAELTGRIVRPNDPSYTDARLGWDQLFSHYPLVIVFAQNTQDVVNALTWARQNDVALRVRSGRHSLEGWSNVDNGLVIDISELKSVRIDSAARVATVGSGLNQLEAVTTLAQQDLAVTTGTEGSVGLAGATLGGGFGFLTRWLGLACDSLVGAEIVVPSGSECAKVINADLKNNSDLLWALRGAGNGNFGIVTSLTYKVAPLKSVSYLQATWDGLGDLHGVFDAWQRTAPVSEDRLGTQLEVHKPQILLFAVLAEGTPDEAKELLAPILSVGNPQITVQEGNWGDVYAGFQIPTEDEPANWKFFSQFTRKPFPEEAIDVIAAFMADAPTDDSNFFTQAFGGAARRSPRGGTAFAHRDALFYSEPGVGWGKRGDQPGVCDPLTPQAQTWIAEFSQALRPYVNGAYVNVPNIGQQDWETAYWRDNFDRLRKIKAKYDPHNVFQYEQSIPPASC
- a CDS encoding enoyl-CoA hydratase/isomerase family protein: MTSGASSRNELALACDMIFAARENAVFGQFECGTGALPGAGGVQHLARRLGRTRAIEAITGADDFDADLAERYGWINRALPDAELDAFVERLAKRIAGFPPTGVKAAKRAVNNLTLPNRANVRSDSATFLGLVALPETRERLDYLADRGLQTPGALERDLRKAVAESGHR
- a CDS encoding DUF899 domain-containing protein, whose product is MTTHALPPVVDTATWERGLEALRAREKAATRELDAIAAERRRLPMVEMPEYTLEGADGPVRLADVFEGKRQLIVYNHMWFPGKEWQCPGCTGFTSQYTRLEFLDNYDARFVIVTQGPIDEALAYKQRVGNRMTWYSTADSPFGTDVGAPPDGGFAVNVFLRDGDTVYRTWHTNGRGTEQLSHTFALIDVLPYGRQEEWQDSPEGWPQSPTYSRWATSKDIAALYGSGSGGH